The following nucleotide sequence is from Buchnera aphidicola (Schlechtendalia peitan).
TTTTTCAAACATACTATTTTTGTATTATTTAATATCGTATTAATCTTAAAAAATTGGTCTAAAGCTGTACGCATGAATACTAAATCTTTGGGACTAGCAATTCGAAGAAAAACACGAAAAATAATACGTTCTAAATCTCCTACTTTTTTTAACAAAGGTTTTAATAAAAAATATATACTTTTTAATGATTTAATCTTACAATGTCTATCTTGTATTATACTAACATCTCTAATAGGAGCACTTAACCATCGCTTTAACAATCGACTACCCATAGGAGTAGAAGTATGATTCAAAACAGAAAAAAGTGTATGTTCTATTTTTCCAGAAATATTACAAAATATTTCTAAATGTTTCCGAGTTATATCATTCATAGAAATATAATCATTATCATATCTCACTTTTATTGATTTTACATGAGATAAAGAAAAACATTGCGTTAATTTTACATATGATATTAAACATCCTGCTGCTCTAATAGCTACATTAAACTTCTTTTCTTTAAGATTTAATATCTTTTGAACACCAAATTGATTTTGTAATTGATAATATGCATTTTTAAAATTAAAGTCATTTGATGATTTATATCGAATTCCTTTTCTATTTAAAATAAAAGAAATGTTTGAAAAATTTTCTGGGACTAACAGTTCTTCAGGATTAGTACGCTGTATTTCAGAATCAAAACATTCACGAGATAAATGTTCTGAAATATAAAAATATCCAGAACACAAATTTAAAACAGCATATCCAAATTTTCCATCCTTATAATAAATAGATCCTACCAAATTATCTTTACACTCTTCAAGTAAAAACTCATCTACTACTGTGCCTGGAGTAATAACTCTAAAAACTTTGCGATCAATTAATCCTGTAGATATATTTTTTATTCCAGTTTGTTCACATACTACTGAAGATTCTCCCAAATTTATCATTTTTTTTAAATAGTAATTTAAAGAATTAACAGGAATTCCAGCCATTGGGACCTCTAAACCTAAAGAATATCCTCTCTTAGTTAGAGTAATATTTAATAATTTAGAAATACGTATAGCATCATCATAAAATAACTCATAAAAATCACCCATTCTATAAAATACAAACATATCACGATAATTGGATTTAATTGATAAATATTGCTTTATCATTGGCGTATGACTAAAAATCATATTTTTTTTATTCATAACATTCGCTTAAATAAAAAAAAAATAATACAATACATGTTAATAAATATTTATTAAATTATCAATTTACTTATATTAATAATTACATACAACAATATCTTTTAAAAAAATTCTAATCTATGATACATATAGAAGTTTTTGTATAAAATACACTATCGTTTGAAAAACTAAAAATTTATAAAATAACTATATAAGCTAATAATATATGAAAAAAATTTTAATGATAATTATCTTAATATCATCTATATTTAACACTGCTCATGCAAAAACGACAGAGCAAAACACGTACAGTATACTTAAAAAAAAAATTGAAAATGCTCCTCAAATAATAGAGTTCTTCTCTTTTTTATGTCCACACTGTTACTTCTTAGAAAAAAAATACCATCTTAATTATCATATAAAAAAACAAATATCTAACTCTATTAAAATTGTACGATATCATGTAAATTTTTTAGGTGGAGAACTAGGTAATTTGTTAACTCACATTTGGGAAATATCTAAAATGATCAAATTAGAAGAAAAAGTTTTAATACCTATATTTGAAAAAGTACAAAAAACAAAAACTATTAAAAACTTCCATACTTTAAAAAATGAATTTTTAAAATTAACTAATATAAATGAAAAAGAGTTTCAATTTCTTTGGAACAATTTTGTTATTAAATCGATAATATACAACCAAGAAATAACTCAACAACAAATAAATTTAAACTATGTACCATGTATAATTATTAATGGTAAATATATTATAAATAACGAAAGTATAAACTATACATCATTACAAAATACAATAAATACATATATAAATATAATTAAAACTTTACTTAAAAAAAATAATACTGATATATCATCATAAAAAATTTATATACATATTATTTCTTTACTTTACTAATTCATTTCTTAATTGATATTTTAACAGTCATAGTATATCTTTATAAAAATATCCAAATATAAATTATTTTAAACATTTGATGACTTCTAGAAAAAATAAAGTACACTATCTATTGGTAGATGGTACATATTATCTGTATCGATCATATTATTCCTTTTCATTTCTCAAAAATAAACATAATGTATCATCTGGGGCCATATACGGAGTCATAAATATACTTAAAAAATTTTCATTTCAATATCCAAAAACTCACATCATTATAATATTTGATTCTCCAACTAAAACATTTAGACATGAATTATTTCATTCCTATAAATTAAATAGACATATGATGCCAACAAATTTAAAACTTCAAATTAAACCATTATATGAAATTATAAAAACAATGGGATTTCCAATTTTAACAATTCCTAATTTTGAAGCTGATGACGTTATCGGAACATTAGCATATGAAGCTGACAAAAAAGGAAAAATTACTTTAATTAGTACTAACGATAAAGATTTAGCACAATTAGTAAACACTAACATCAATATATTAGAAGAAAAATCTGGTACAATTTTAGGTAATAAAGAAATCGAAAAAAAATATGGAGTTGTACCAAGATTAATCCCAGATTTATTTGGATTAATGGGAGATAAATCAGATA
It contains:
- a CDS encoding DsbA family protein, with protein sequence MKKILMIIILISSIFNTAHAKTTEQNTYSILKKKIENAPQIIEFFSFLCPHCYFLEKKYHLNYHIKKQISNSIKIVRYHVNFLGGELGNLLTHIWEISKMIKLEEKVLIPIFEKVQKTKTIKNFHTLKNEFLKLTNINEKEFQFLWNNFVIKSIIYNQEITQQQINLNYVPCIIINGKYIINNESINYTSLQNTINTYINIIKTLLKKNNTDISS
- a CDS encoding 5'-3' exonuclease H3TH domain-containing protein translates to MTSRKNKVHYLLVDGTYYLYRSYYSFSFLKNKHNVSSGAIYGVINILKKFSFQYPKTHIIIIFDSPTKTFRHELFHSYKLNRHMMPTNLKLQIKPLYEIIKTMGFPILTIPNFEADDVIGTLAYEADKKGKITLISTNDKDLAQLVNTNINILEEKSGTILGNKEIEKKYGVVPRLIPDLFGLMGDKSDNIPGVLGIGKKTALVLLKYFGSIQNIYRNIHEITKSSFRGANNTYKKLIKNKKLAFVSKNLATIRTNVYINKSINELVMSKPSIYKLSNFFKYYEFYNFLKLLDKGTFLMNMNKF